The Aphelocoma coerulescens isolate FSJ_1873_10779 chromosome 14, UR_Acoe_1.0, whole genome shotgun sequence genome has a window encoding:
- the METTL22 gene encoding methyltransferase-like protein 22, with protein MPANGREWNPFVAALHEGLFEHCRCSSHQHTMVDLAEKEMDNPTFRSDTVLSDVHLHCPSKRHLMVRLNAVGQPVFLSYFKLLWSTEDLASGKHMREITAGREHQSRNELCDKDKSNIRKEEELNSEGVEALLDDDGDLEVVRRPRSASDLEAEDLLRDIVCPVILMKGKEDAFEDEEQECTCSDFVKIEHTMATPLEDVGKQVWRAAFLLADYILFKRDTFRCCSVLELGGGTGISSIIMGTVAKRVYCTDVGEDLLAMCEQNVALNKHLREPGGAEVKVKELDWLKDEFCTDPEAPYSWSEEEIADLLDHCSVIMAADVFYDDDLTDALFRTLYRLTHNLKNSCTVYLALEKRLNFTLRHMDVTCEAYSHFRNTLNDLENLQDGKMKYTVEPIKLDFCQFLVYERIEQLELWKIMAEHLT; from the exons ATGCCTGCAAATGGAAGAGAATGGAATCCCTTTGTGGCAGCACTGCATGAGGGACTGTTTGAGCACTGCAGATGTTCCTCTCACCAGCACACCATGGTAGATttagcagagaaggagatggatAACCCCACGTTTAGAAGTGACACTGTGCTGTCTGATGTTCACTTGCACTGCCCAAGCAAAAGACACCTCATGGTACGACTGAATGCAGTTGGACAGCCAG TATTCCTGTCATATTTCAAACTCCTTTGGAGCACAGAAGATTTGGCATCTGGGAAACACATGAGAGAAATTACAGCAGGAAGAGAACACCAGAGCAGAAATGAACTGTGTGACAAGGACAAGAGTAAcataagaaaagaagaagaattaaATAGTGAAGGAGTAGAAGCTCTGCTAGATGATGATGGAGACTTGGAAGTGGTCAGAAGGCCTCGAAGTGCCTCTGATTTGGAAGCAGAGGATCTTTTGAGGGATATAGTGTGCCCTGTAATTCTGATGAAAGGGAAAGAAGATGCTTTTGAAGATGAAGAGCAGGAGTGCACTTGCAGTGATTTTGTTAAAATAG AACACACTATGGCAACCCCCTTAGAAGACGTTGGTAAACAA GTCTGGCGTGCTGCCTTCCTTCTGGCTGATTACATTCTCTTTAAAAGGGACACGTTCAGGTGTTGCTCTGTGCTGGAGCTtggaggtggcactgggatTTCCAGCATTATCATGGGAACAGTTGCCAAGAGAGTTTATTGCACGG ATGTTGGTGAAGATCTTCTGGCCATGTGTGAGCAAAATGTTGCATTAAACAAACACCTGAGGGAGCCAGGAG GAGCAGAAGTTAAAGTGAAAGAACTGGATTGGCTGAAAGATGAATTCTGCACTG ATCCTGAAGCTCCTTATAGCTGGTCTGAAGAAGAGATTGCTGATTTGCTTGATCACTGTTCTGTGATAATGGCAGCTGATG TGTTCTATGATGATGACCTGACAGATGCCTTGTTCAGAACTCTGTATAGACTCACACACAACTTGAAAAATTCTTGCACAGTTTACTTAGCACTGGAAAAGAG GCTGAACTTCACTTTAAGACATATGGACGTTACATGTGAGGCCTACAGTCACTTTAGAAATACTCTAAATGATTTGGAGAACCTCCAAgatggaaaaatgaaatataCAGTGGAGCCCATTAAGCTTGATTTCTGCCAGTTCCTTGTTTATGAGCGAATTGAGCAGTTG